A single genomic interval of Candidatus Methylomirabilota bacterium harbors:
- a CDS encoding response regulator transcription factor, producing MAHRTAALLIDDDARLGALVAEYLGKHEIDVTTAGDGPRGLVALRKSRPDLVLLDLMLPGMDGLEVCLKIRATAEWASLPVIMLTARGEDVDKVVGLEVGADDYLAKPFNPRELLARIRAVLRRTRPAGTPPRLRVGRLELDFAAREVTVGGKRRVLTHHEFELLATLARAAGRVLSRDQILETLKGQAEAFDRSIDVHIAKLRAKLEPDPKEPRYIKTVRGVGYMLAREAD from the coding sequence ATGGCGCACCGCACGGCCGCGCTGCTCATCGACGACGACGCACGCCTCGGCGCCCTGGTGGCGGAATATCTCGGCAAGCACGAGATCGACGTCACGACCGCAGGCGACGGGCCGCGCGGACTGGTCGCGCTCCGCAAGAGCCGCCCCGACCTCGTCCTGCTCGACCTGATGCTGCCCGGCATGGACGGCCTCGAGGTCTGCCTCAAGATCCGCGCGACAGCCGAGTGGGCCTCCCTGCCCGTCATCATGCTGACCGCCAGGGGTGAGGACGTGGACAAGGTGGTCGGCCTCGAGGTCGGCGCGGACGACTACCTCGCCAAGCCCTTCAACCCTCGTGAGCTCCTGGCGCGGATCCGCGCCGTGCTGCGGCGCACCCGCCCCGCCGGGACGCCGCCGCGGCTGCGGGTGGGACGGCTCGAGCTCGACTTTGCCGCGCGAGAAGTGACGGTGGGCGGCAAGCGGCGTGTCCTCACCCACCACGAGTTCGAGCTCCTCGCCACGCTCGCGCGGGCGGCCGGGCGCGTGCTCTCGCGCGACCAGATCCTCGAGACGCTCAAGGGCCAGGCCGAAGCCTTCGACCGCTCGATCGACGTCCACATCGCCAAGCTCCGCGCCAAGCTCGAGCCCGATCCCAAGGAGCCGCGCTACATCAAGACCGTGCGCGGCGTCGGCTACATGCTCGCCCGCGAGGCCGACTGA